From a region of the Rhodococcus sp. 4CII genome:
- a CDS encoding CHAD domain-containing protein, which yields MGIRRFRSTLRVFKDLFDPDQRAALDDELPWYAGVPGEVRDRQVQRAPLRGRGRGPAGRAGDGAGSRADGERSARRATPASGYRHRRRRAAPGPQGPQTVRRRTRHPGDREEGEEVLRVRVAVRTRVAGRRPGAGGRRRTRLVTRPGTSYRV from the coding sequence GTGGGGATCCGACGGTTCCGCAGCACCTTACGGGTGTTCAAGGACCTGTTCGACCCCGACCAGCGGGCGGCGCTCGATGACGAACTGCCCTGGTATGCGGGTGTTCCCGGGGAGGTGCGGGACCGGCAGGTGCAACGGGCGCCGCTTCGCGGACGCGGTCGCGGACCTGCCGGTCGAGCTGGTGATGGGGCCGGTAGCCGCGCGGATGGAGAACGATCTGCTCGCCGAGCAACACCGGCATCTGGGTACCGGCACCGACGACGCCGAGCTGCACCGGGCCCGCAAGGACCCCAAACGGTACGCCGCCGAACTCGCCACCCCGGTGATCGGGAAGAGGGTGAAGAAGTGCTTCGCGTTCGGGTTGCTGTACGGACTCGCGTTGCAGGCCGCCGACCGGGCGCGGGAGGCCGCCGCCGAACTCGCCTGGTGACTCGGCCGGGCACGAGCTACCGCGTCTGA
- a CDS encoding DUF6328 family protein encodes MDSDDDFDDAEWNRRVRDETETERLDRNWSNLLQELRVVQTGVQLLTGFLLTLPFQQRFEELSDTQEVIYLVTVALSVTATIMLIAPVGLHRLLFRQHALPTLVAIGQRLAIAGIAALGCALVGVVLLIFGVVVNMPTGVIAAAIALLMFFGFWILPAQRYGRPGDDQTR; translated from the coding sequence ATGGACAGCGATGATGACTTCGACGATGCGGAGTGGAATCGCCGGGTCCGGGACGAAACCGAAACCGAGCGGTTGGACCGCAACTGGAGCAATCTGCTGCAGGAACTGCGTGTCGTGCAGACCGGTGTTCAACTCCTGACCGGATTCTTGCTGACGTTGCCGTTCCAGCAGCGGTTCGAGGAGCTGTCCGACACGCAGGAGGTGATCTACCTCGTCACCGTCGCGCTCTCGGTCACCGCGACGATCATGCTCATCGCACCGGTCGGACTGCACCGATTGCTGTTCCGGCAGCACGCCCTGCCCACGCTCGTCGCGATCGGACAGCGACTGGCGATCGCCGGCATCGCCGCCCTGGGCTGCGCCCTGGTCGGTGTCGTCCTGCTGATCTTCGGCGTCGTGGTGAACATGCCCACCGGGGTGATCGCGGCGGCAATAGCGCTGCTCATGTTCTTCGGATTCTGGATCCTGCCGGCGCAGCGGTACGGTCGCCCCGGCGACGATCAGACGCGGTAG
- a CDS encoding polysaccharide deacetylase family protein, which translates to MYTRPNRRAVLLGLLGGGLAAAMGSYIDLTHPAVSTASPIPGLPDGLIPDGLVPGGLLPAPPPPPPPDPSAIAAKYAGAVPREWGLAVTGTNTRLAVPGRRIALTFDACGGPQGDGVDTDLLAVLEREKMPATLFLNGRWIDVNEALTARLAANPLVELANHGTRHLPLSVTGKSAYGIAGTTSPAEVIDEVWINHQRLHAITGAPPRWFRPGTAHCDEVAASIVRDLGEHVVGFTVNGDAGATLPAAKVQAAVTSALPGSIVIMHVNRPAGATAEGLTAAVSQLRSAGVEFVTLSGADGLA; encoded by the coding sequence GTGTACACGAGACCGAACCGTCGTGCGGTGTTGCTCGGGCTGCTCGGCGGAGGCCTCGCCGCCGCGATGGGGAGCTACATCGACCTCACCCACCCCGCCGTCTCCACGGCATCACCCATCCCCGGGCTCCCGGACGGACTGATCCCCGATGGACTGGTCCCCGGCGGCCTGCTGCCGGCGCCGCCCCCACCTCCGCCGCCGGATCCGTCGGCGATCGCGGCGAAATATGCGGGTGCCGTCCCGCGTGAGTGGGGTCTGGCCGTCACCGGCACGAACACCCGGCTCGCGGTGCCCGGTCGCCGGATCGCGCTGACCTTCGACGCGTGCGGTGGGCCGCAGGGCGACGGCGTCGACACCGATCTCCTCGCTGTGCTCGAGCGCGAGAAGATGCCTGCCACCCTCTTCTTGAACGGCCGCTGGATCGATGTGAACGAGGCGCTGACCGCGCGGCTCGCCGCAAACCCACTCGTCGAACTAGCGAACCACGGCACCCGGCACCTGCCGCTGTCGGTGACCGGGAAATCCGCGTACGGCATCGCTGGCACCACTTCGCCCGCCGAGGTGATCGACGAGGTATGGATCAATCACCAGCGCCTGCATGCGATCACCGGCGCACCACCGCGCTGGTTCCGCCCCGGCACAGCCCACTGCGACGAGGTCGCAGCGTCTATCGTCCGGGATCTCGGCGAGCACGTGGTGGGTTTCACCGTCAACGGCGACGCGGGGGCCACCCTGCCCGCCGCGAAGGTCCAGGCCGCCGTCACCTCCGCCCTACCGGGGTCCATCGTGATCATGCACGTCAACCGGCCGGCGGGTGCCACCGCGGAGGGCCTCACCGCGGCGGTGTCCCAACTACGTTCGGCCGGAGTCGAATTCGTCACCCTCAGTGGTGCGGACGGCCTGGCCTGA